The following coding sequences lie in one Mycobacterium sp. Z3061 genomic window:
- a CDS encoding PE family protein, protein MSYVIAAPEFMAAAATDLANVASTISSANTAASVGTRTVLAAGADEISEAIAALFDSHAQAYQAVSTQAAAFHAQFVQALNAGAGAYASAESANAGQIVLDAINAPARMLLGRPLIGDGRNATTPGGAGEPGGLLFGNGGNGAAGAPGQQGGAGGSSGLIGNGGAGGTGGALAPGGGGGLGGFLFGNGGTGGTGGVGSAAVSGGYGGTGGGCGLFGNGGAGGMGGAGSAGGHGGTGGVGGWGSVLYGNGGSGGVGGAGAAGQVPGLGGAGGAGGTTFLFGNGGAGGAGGVGGDGATNGGLGGSGGDAGRGGILFGDGGAGGAGGTGGLATAGTGGSGGHGGNGGLSGQIGNGGAGGAGGNGTSATAAQHAGGTGGFGGYGGDAKLFGNGGAGGAGGFAGDGSQFGGIGGTGGGGGNGGHSGLLGSGGAGGIGRAGGKGLIGGTGGDGGDGGDSIGFIGDGGNGGGGGAGGATVAPGSGQAGPDGRGGNGGSKGSLFGTPGPHG, encoded by the coding sequence ATGTCGTATGTGATCGCAGCCCCCGAATTCATGGCAGCGGCGGCAACGGACCTGGCGAACGTTGCCTCCACCATCAGCAGTGCCAACACAGCGGCCTCGGTCGGGACCAGGACGGTCCTGGCCGCCGGAGCCGACGAGATATCGGAGGCCATCGCCGCGTTGTTCGACAGCCACGCCCAGGCCTACCAGGCGGTGAGCACCCAGGCAGCCGCGTTTCACGCCCAATTCGTGCAGGCTCTCAACGCCGGCGCCGGGGCCTACGCAAGTGCGGAGTCCGCCAACGCCGGCCAGATCGTGCTCGACGCGATCAACGCGCCCGCCCGGATGCTGCTGGGCCGGCCCCTGATCGGCGACGGCAGGAACGCGACGACACCGGGCGGCGCCGGCGAACCGGGCGGCCTGCTGTTCGGCAACGGCGGCAATGGCGCGGCGGGCGCGCCCGGGCAGCAAGGTGGCGCAGGAGGAAGCAGCGGGCTGATCGGCAACGGAGGCGCAGGCGGCACCGGCGGGGCCCTCGCCCCGGGTGGTGGCGGCGGCCTGGGCGGCTTCCTGTTCGGCAACGGCGGGACGGGCGGGACGGGTGGAGTCGGGAGTGCGGCCGTCTCGGGCGGTTACGGCGGCACGGGCGGCGGTTGCGGGCTGTTCGGCAACGGTGGTGCCGGCGGAATGGGCGGTGCCGGCTCCGCCGGCGGCCACGGTGGCACCGGCGGCGTAGGTGGATGGGGCAGCGTGCTGTACGGCAACGGCGGTTCCGGCGGCGTTGGCGGGGCGGGCGCAGCCGGGCAAGTGCCAGGCCTGGGCGGCGCCGGCGGGGCCGGCGGAACCACCTTCCTCTTCGGCAACGGCGGCGCTGGCGGCGCTGGTGGAGTGGGTGGCGACGGCGCGACCAACGGCGGCCTCGGCGGAAGCGGTGGCGACGCCGGCCGCGGCGGGATCCTCTTCGGTGACGGCGGGGCCGGCGGAGCCGGCGGGACCGGCGGGCTGGCGACCGCCGGTACGGGAGGCAGCGGCGGACACGGGGGCAACGGCGGGTTGAGCGGGCAGATCGGCAACGGCGGCGCGGGCGGCGCGGGCGGCAACGGAACGTCCGCCACCGCTGCACAGCACGCTGGCGGAACCGGCGGTTTCGGGGGCTACGGCGGTGACGCGAAGCTGTTCGGCAACGGCGGCGCGGGCGGCGCCGGCGGGTTCGCCGGCGATGGCAGCCAGTTCGGAGGAATCGGCGGCACCGGTGGCGGTGGCGGCAACGGTGGGCACAGTGGACTGCTGGGCAGCGGCGGCGCCGGCGGGATAGGCAGAGCCGGCGGCAAAGGCCTCATCGGCGGGACCGGTGGCGACGGTGGTGATGGTGGCGATTCCATCGGCTTCATCGGCGACGGCGGCAACGGGGGTGGCGGCGGCGCCGGCGGCGCGACCGTAGCGCCGGGTTCGGGTCAGGCCGGCCCGGACGGCAGGGGCGGCAACGGCGGCAGCAAAGGCTCGCTGTTCGGCACTCCAGGCCCACACGGCTGA
- a CDS encoding PAS and ANTAR domain-containing protein, with protein MAGVQNDGREQSTSPVLPAGARPYLNIGSFRFWFVGQRWEWSDEMARMHGYEPGSVEPTTKLLMSHKHPADRAHVQDLLDYALRSGEPFSSRHRFIDTGGTVHDAIVVADRMLDDNGAVLGTAGHYIDLTNTFDEARQEVLDDALPDLFENRAAIEQAKGVLMYVYRVSSEQAFRVLQWRSQETNTKLRELAKQLLDEVSSLDHPSTVAQSQFDHLLLTVHERIPEESGR; from the coding sequence ATGGCCGGTGTGCAGAACGATGGTCGTGAGCAGTCGACCAGTCCCGTGCTGCCGGCCGGAGCCCGGCCCTACCTCAACATCGGCAGCTTCCGCTTCTGGTTCGTCGGGCAGCGTTGGGAGTGGTCGGATGAGATGGCCCGGATGCACGGTTATGAGCCGGGGTCGGTGGAGCCCACGACGAAGCTGCTGATGTCGCACAAGCATCCGGCCGACCGCGCTCACGTGCAGGATCTACTGGATTATGCGCTGCGGTCGGGTGAGCCGTTCTCGAGCCGGCACCGCTTCATCGACACCGGAGGCACCGTGCACGACGCCATCGTGGTGGCCGACCGGATGCTGGACGACAACGGCGCTGTGCTGGGCACCGCCGGTCACTACATCGACCTCACCAACACCTTCGACGAGGCGCGCCAGGAGGTTCTCGACGACGCCCTGCCGGACCTGTTCGAGAACCGGGCGGCGATCGAGCAGGCCAAAGGCGTGCTGATGTACGTCTACCGGGTGAGTTCGGAGCAGGCGTTCCGGGTGCTGCAGTGGCGCTCGCAGGAGACAAATACCAAACTGCGCGAACTGGCCAAGCAGCTGCTCGATGAGGTCAGCTCGCTGGACCATCCGTCCACGGTCGCGCAGAGCCAGTTCGACCACTTGTTGCTGACGGTGCACGAGCGCATCCCTGAGGAATCCGGACGCTGA
- a CDS encoding STAS domain-containing protein: MDLLEVAYESGGEAVMVLVTGDVDSSTADYLRDQLVAALDAATTHPRRLVIVDLQGVNFFGSAGLNAVLDCHEAGRAAGTAVRLVADHPQVLQPIRVTELDRIFAIFPTVSDALQR; the protein is encoded by the coding sequence ATGGATTTGCTGGAGGTCGCGTATGAGTCGGGCGGGGAGGCGGTAATGGTGCTCGTCACGGGCGACGTGGACTCCAGCACCGCGGATTACCTGCGCGATCAGTTGGTCGCCGCGCTCGACGCCGCCACCACACACCCCAGGCGTCTGGTCATCGTTGACTTGCAGGGGGTGAACTTCTTCGGCAGCGCCGGGTTGAATGCGGTGCTCGACTGCCATGAGGCGGGCCGGGCCGCCGGGACGGCCGTCCGTCTGGTGGCTGACCATCCGCAGGTGCTGCAGCCGATCAGGGTGACCGAGTTGGACCGCATCTTCGCGATCTTTCCGACAGTGTCTGACGCGTTGCAACGATGA
- a CDS encoding SpoIIE family protein phosphatase codes for MGRKFADFDWAVHPLGPPRGWAAEIRTTVASTLTSRSPTIVFLRAPELFVWHNDAYLSLLGDNHPDALGRTARELWWDNWDEIGPILTGVLSTGVATWSDGLMLPVVSESAPRNFMFAVNPVLGSDGAVSAVMAAATAIADPGGPAARERAEHSAGLMKLDAAVQGAGSVAGLLEAILHSPFASGDAPAAAIGVIVDGEDHLQFEFAGALPAELRDRYHVARLDSPLVGVDVIATGRRMVIPDTLELPARYSHAVNDTAGSVRACVAQPLRAGSGRVVGVLTLLWPQTRRFTDSELELFARTADITASALDRIRLASREHRIAVDFQEHLLDLDRGSTAAVVAAVYQPAGEAIRVGGDWFSATGLDHPDRIGVAVGDVVGHGLPAAIVMSRLRAAVTVSALTAYDPASVLGALDRYALTVAGARCATVAYAAIDTSVEPARISYLCAGHPYPLLVLPAQGPVYLEAGRRSPLATSASDDAPATATADLPPGSLVLLYTDGLIERAGETLDRGFDRLKAAAAECADLPVESVCAELLHRMTPPGGYRDDVVVLAVRPRHAGSRSFATVVPATAKHVPAVRARLRDWLATTGLRRQDEILLAVSEAVTNAIEHGSGCEARKTVAVEAFLRRDAVSISVSDSGRWVGDSSASRRSRRRGRGLTLISGLADQVETVRTTGGTRVTLRFASAS; via the coding sequence ATGGGGCGGAAGTTCGCCGACTTCGACTGGGCGGTGCATCCGCTCGGGCCGCCGCGGGGCTGGGCGGCCGAGATTCGGACCACGGTGGCCAGCACTCTGACGTCGCGGTCTCCCACGATCGTGTTTCTGCGGGCACCGGAGCTGTTCGTCTGGCACAACGACGCGTACCTGTCCCTGCTGGGGGACAACCACCCGGACGCTCTCGGCCGGACCGCCCGGGAGCTGTGGTGGGACAACTGGGATGAGATCGGCCCGATACTCACCGGGGTCCTGTCGACCGGCGTCGCGACCTGGTCGGACGGGCTGATGCTGCCGGTGGTGAGCGAATCGGCTCCGAGGAACTTCATGTTCGCGGTGAACCCGGTGCTCGGCAGCGACGGGGCGGTCAGTGCGGTGATGGCGGCCGCCACCGCTATCGCCGACCCGGGAGGCCCGGCAGCGCGGGAGCGCGCCGAGCACTCGGCAGGCCTGATGAAGCTGGACGCCGCCGTGCAGGGAGCAGGCTCGGTCGCGGGTCTCCTCGAGGCAATACTGCACTCTCCGTTTGCCAGCGGCGATGCCCCCGCCGCGGCGATCGGCGTGATCGTCGACGGTGAGGATCACCTCCAGTTCGAATTCGCCGGGGCCTTACCGGCCGAACTGCGAGACCGCTACCACGTTGCCAGGTTGGACAGCCCGCTGGTGGGCGTCGACGTCATCGCAACCGGCCGGCGCATGGTCATCCCGGACACGCTCGAGCTGCCGGCGCGGTACAGCCACGCGGTGAACGACACGGCCGGCAGTGTCCGGGCCTGCGTGGCGCAACCGTTGCGGGCCGGCAGCGGTCGCGTCGTCGGCGTGCTCACCCTGCTGTGGCCGCAAACCCGGCGGTTCACAGACTCCGAACTCGAGTTGTTCGCCCGGACCGCCGACATCACCGCGTCGGCCCTGGACCGCATCCGGTTGGCCTCGCGGGAACACCGCATCGCCGTCGACTTCCAGGAACACCTGCTGGACCTGGATCGCGGGTCGACCGCGGCGGTGGTCGCGGCCGTCTACCAGCCGGCGGGGGAGGCGATCAGGGTCGGCGGTGACTGGTTCTCAGCCACCGGGCTCGATCACCCCGACCGGATAGGCGTCGCGGTGGGCGACGTGGTGGGCCACGGCCTGCCCGCCGCGATCGTGATGAGCAGGTTGCGCGCCGCGGTCACCGTGTCGGCGCTGACGGCGTATGACCCGGCCAGCGTGCTGGGCGCTCTGGACCGGTATGCGCTGACCGTGGCCGGTGCACGTTGCGCGACGGTCGCCTACGCAGCCATCGACACCAGCGTGGAACCGGCCCGCATCAGCTATCTCTGTGCCGGGCATCCCTACCCGTTGCTGGTGTTACCGGCACAGGGTCCGGTCTACCTGGAAGCGGGGCGGCGGTCCCCTTTGGCGACCAGCGCCTCCGACGACGCGCCGGCGACCGCGACCGCTGATCTGCCGCCGGGGAGCCTGGTCCTGCTGTACACCGACGGACTGATCGAACGGGCGGGCGAGACGCTCGACCGCGGGTTCGACCGGCTCAAGGCCGCGGCCGCCGAGTGCGCGGACCTGCCTGTCGAATCCGTGTGCGCCGAACTGCTGCACCGGATGACGCCCCCTGGTGGCTACCGCGACGATGTGGTGGTGCTCGCGGTGCGTCCCCGCCACGCCGGCAGCCGAAGCTTCGCCACGGTCGTGCCGGCCACTGCGAAGCATGTTCCCGCCGTGCGCGCACGGCTGCGGGATTGGCTGGCGACAACCGGCCTGCGCAGGCAAGACGAAATTCTGCTGGCGGTGAGCGAAGCCGTCACCAACGCCATCGAGCACGGGAGCGGCTGCGAGGCCCGCAAGACGGTGGCGGTAGAGGCCTTTCTCCGGCGCGACGCGGTGTCGATCAGTGTCAGTGACTCCGGTCGTTGGGTCGGCGATTCGTCAGCCAGCCGGCGCAGTCGCCGGCGTGGCCGCGGGCTCACCCTGATCAGCGGCTTGGCGGACCAGGTCGAGACGGTCCGCACCACCGGCGGAACCCGGGTGACGCTGCGCTTCGCCTCCGCGTCCTAG
- a CDS encoding Rv1535 domain-containing protein: MSRPDSVYRLALWGVPAFFLFRHHLPFGNVGFAVLPVDAVTVGDMTTTEHPTDPLAASFAVLLRGPLTELYALLWRVGVLEVRTNERRPRQLAEYSRATG, translated from the coding sequence GTGTCCCGCCCGGATTCTGTCTACCGCCTCGCGTTGTGGGGTGTGCCGGCGTTCTTTCTTTTCCGCCATCATTTGCCTTTCGGTAACGTCGGATTTGCCGTCCTGCCGGTTGATGCGGTCACCGTCGGAGATATGACGACGACAGAACACCCGACCGACCCGTTAGCGGCGTCGTTCGCCGTGTTGCTGAGGGGGCCTCTAACCGAACTTTATGCGCTGTTGTGGCGCGTTGGCGTGCTGGAGGTTCGAACGAACGAGCGGCGCCCTCGGCAACTGGCGGAGTACAGCCGGGCAACCGGTTGA
- a CDS encoding exodeoxyribonuclease III, with product MRLATWNVNSIRTRLDRVVDWLDRAEVDVLAMQETKCSDTQFPALPLIERGYEVAHVGFNQWNGVAIASRVGLEDVQVGFEGQPTWSGKPDVAAASEARAVGATCGGVRVWSLYVPNGRSLDDPHYSYKLEWLAALRNTAEGWLRADPSAPIALVGDWNIAPTDEDVWSTEFYQGCTHVSEPERQAFNAIVDAQFTDVVRPFTPGPGVYTYWDYTQLRFPKRQGMRIDFILGSPALAARVVDAQIVREERKGKAPSDHAPVLVDLRTS from the coding sequence TTGCGGCTGGCCACCTGGAACGTCAACTCGATCCGCACCCGGCTCGATCGTGTCGTTGACTGGCTCGATCGCGCCGAGGTCGACGTGCTGGCCATGCAGGAGACCAAGTGCTCGGACACCCAATTCCCCGCGCTGCCATTGATCGAACGCGGCTACGAGGTGGCACATGTCGGTTTCAATCAGTGGAACGGCGTGGCGATCGCCTCCCGCGTCGGCCTCGAGGACGTGCAGGTCGGATTCGAAGGCCAACCCACCTGGAGCGGCAAGCCCGATGTGGCCGCCGCGTCCGAAGCCCGCGCCGTGGGCGCGACGTGCGGCGGTGTGCGGGTGTGGAGCCTGTACGTGCCCAACGGGCGCTCGCTCGACGATCCGCACTATTCCTACAAACTGGAATGGCTTGCCGCACTTCGCAACACGGCCGAAGGTTGGCTGCGCGCGGACCCGTCGGCCCCGATCGCACTGGTCGGGGACTGGAACATCGCGCCCACCGACGAGGACGTCTGGAGCACCGAGTTCTACCAGGGTTGCACCCACGTATCCGAACCCGAGCGGCAGGCGTTCAACGCGATCGTAGACGCCCAATTCACGGACGTGGTAAGGCCTTTCACCCCCGGGCCGGGGGTGTACACGTACTGGGACTACACCCAGCTGCGCTTCCCGAAGCGGCAGGGCATGCGGATCGACTTCATCCTCGGCTCACCGGCGCTGGCTGCCCGGGTGGTGGACGCGCAGATCGTCCGGGAGGAGCGGAAAGGCAAAGCGCCCAGCGACCATGCACCCGTATTGGTCGATCTGCGAACCAGCTGA
- a CDS encoding peptide deformylase, whose protein sequence is MAVVPIRIVGDPVLHNPTTPIPVGADGSLPADLPALIKDMYDTMDAAHGVGLAANQIGYGLRVFVYDCSDDRGLTNRRRGVVVNPVLETSEIPETMPSAGHDDDEGCLSVPGESFPTGRADWARVTGLDGEGKPVSIEGTGLFARMLQHETGHLDGFLYVDCLIGRHARAAKRAIKSHGWGVPGLSWLPGEGPDPFGH, encoded by the coding sequence ATGGCCGTCGTACCCATCCGCATCGTGGGCGATCCCGTCTTGCACAACCCGACGACGCCGATCCCGGTCGGCGCCGACGGGTCGCTGCCGGCCGACCTGCCCGCGCTGATCAAGGACATGTACGACACGATGGACGCCGCCCACGGCGTCGGTCTGGCGGCCAACCAGATCGGCTACGGGCTGCGGGTCTTCGTCTACGACTGCTCCGACGATCGGGGGCTGACCAACCGCCGCCGCGGAGTCGTCGTCAATCCGGTGCTGGAGACCTCCGAGATCCCCGAGACGATGCCGTCAGCCGGGCACGACGACGACGAGGGATGCCTGTCGGTTCCGGGCGAGTCCTTCCCCACCGGGCGTGCCGACTGGGCCCGGGTCACCGGACTGGACGGCGAGGGGAAGCCCGTCTCCATCGAGGGCACCGGCCTGTTCGCCCGCATGCTGCAGCACGAGACCGGCCACCTGGACGGATTCCTCTACGTCGACTGCCTGATCGGCCGGCACGCCCGGGCCGCGAAACGGGCCATCAAATCGCACGGCTGGGGTGTTCCCGGCCTGTCCTGGCTGCCGGGCGAGGGACCCGACCCGTTCGGTCACTGA
- a CDS encoding DUF3263 domain-containing protein, with protein sequence MDSAMARAHRSGDNTEVADGLTRREHDILAFERQWWKFAGVKEDAIKELFSMSATRYYQVLNALVDRPEALAADPMLVKRLRRLRASRQKARAARRLGFDVT encoded by the coding sequence ATGGACAGCGCCATGGCGCGGGCACATCGATCGGGGGACAACACTGAGGTCGCGGATGGGTTGACCCGGCGCGAACACGACATCCTGGCCTTCGAACGTCAGTGGTGGAAGTTCGCCGGCGTGAAGGAAGACGCGATCAAAGAGCTGTTCTCGATGTCGGCGACGCGCTACTACCAAGTGCTCAATGCGCTCGTCGACCGGCCGGAGGCGTTGGCAGCCGACCCGATGCTGGTGAAGCGCCTGCGGCGGCTGCGCGCCAGCCGTCAGAAGGCCCGCGCCGCACGCCGGCTCGGCTTCGATGTGACCTGA
- a CDS encoding LytR C-terminal domain-containing protein, whose amino-acid sequence MNERVPDSSGLPLRAMVMVLLFLGVIFLLLGWQALDSSGKSDDEASPVTTVSATTAPSSSTSAKPAAANEAEVRVYNISSKEGIAKTTADELKAAGFKVTEVTNLSVSDVTATTVYYGEESEKATADAVGKKLGAPVEKRISALSDQPPGVIVLVMG is encoded by the coding sequence ATGAATGAGCGCGTACCGGACTCTTCCGGGCTTCCCCTGCGGGCCATGGTGATGGTGCTGTTGTTCCTGGGCGTCATATTCCTGCTGCTCGGCTGGCAGGCCCTGGACTCCTCGGGAAAGTCCGACGACGAGGCGTCGCCGGTGACCACCGTCTCGGCCACCACGGCACCGTCCTCGTCGACCAGCGCCAAGCCGGCGGCGGCGAACGAGGCCGAGGTGCGGGTCTACAACATCTCGTCGAAGGAAGGCATCGCCAAGACCACCGCCGACGAGCTCAAGGCCGCCGGGTTCAAGGTCACCGAGGTGACCAACCTTTCGGTTTCAGACGTCACCGCCACCACCGTCTATTACGGCGAAGAAAGCGAGAAGGCCACCGCGGACGCGGTGGGCAAGAAGCTGGGAGCGCCGGTGGAAAAGCGGATCTCGGCACTTTCCGACCAACCGCCCGGCGTCATCGTTTTGGTGATGGGTTGA